TTAAGATACCTTCGTGGGAGTCACGTTCGTGGACCAATAAAGCCTTTTGGTAACGAACTGCAAGTTGAACCTGAAAACAATGCATATGTGGATGATACAGAATTTATAACTGAACGAATGATCTCAGAACTTACATAACTATATTACAATAACAAGAGAAATAAATATAGTTGAAATACACAACTGAATGGGTAAAAAACATGTACATATATCGAACACATAAGTAAcgtaagttaattttttaaaaataaaaatttatagaCAACGTTTAAGCTTTTCCATATGAAAGACATCAACTATTTTTTTGTGGAAAGGCAAGCTTGCACGTTTTGTAATTTAATGCTTTAAACCAACTCAACCTACACACTAAACAACTTATTCAGTACCTGCTTCTTAAAAGCTGTTTCTTGAATATCTCTGGGTGAGTAGTCTCTTTTAAAATCTAAACCACATTCGCCTACAGCAACGACCTCGGGCAGCTTAACCAATTCTTCTAATTGATCTAGAGATTTATCTGTCCAATCGTCTTTCACGAAATGAGGATGAATACCAGCAGCTGCATATAAAATGTTTGGGCGTGTCTTAGCCATCACAACGGCAGTTTTACTCCCGTTTAATTTTAAACCTGTGATCACCATCTTTTGCACACCTGCAGCCAGAGCACGAGCAATGACATAATCAGTGAAATTTCCAAACCTTGAAGTCAAAAGTAAATGTCATTTTATTGATGTCACAAgtctttaaaaaatacaaattaagaCTTGCAACGTGATATTACTCTGTAGTAGGCAATGTGCTTTAGGCTTGTTAGAAACTTTAAATGACTTTGGTAAATATATGACCACATATGCCAACTTAAAACCCCTTTAACATCCTGGCTTACACTCCATTTATACATGTTTTTGCACTTGAGCCAAAACATCACTGCGTCATTGGAGTCAAATGGGGTGCAACGTTTACCTTATTGAGAAAAACAAATGTTACGTTAGCCaggaaaattaaaaatcgttaCCAATGACCCTTCTCCCTGAAGTTTGATCTTCTTGTTCACTCAAGTTCACTTTTTGCATACCACTCACCCCTTTCCACAAAACAAAATCCATAACACAAACAAAGTAATTTGCATTAACAAATACCTGAAATATTAATGCAAAATCAGGTGGTCATTATTTTTTTGAACCCAGTGATTTATAACTACTTACCCAAATTAACCAATGCAGATCACACAACCATATATAATTAATTAAAAGCATAATACCCTCCAGTTGTTGTAGCTTGGGATGTACTTGTCAATTtagaattaaattttgtgagCCAATTTTTACTGCAAATTAGCAAATTAATTGTACGTTAAAGGGAAATCAACAATGATATGTTGATTTTCACTTTTTCTAAATTAAGCAGTAGATATCTTGTTACCTTAAATTGGTTAAATTTACTCCACAATCAACAAGATGAAACACTTGATCAGGTTCCAGTGTTGGCAACCAAAATCTGTTCTTTTGCTGACTAGGTGATCGATTTCCTCCTGGCCGATAGCCTCCACGCCTGTAATTACCACCACCACCACGTCTGTAGTTAccattgttattattatatCTTCGTCTCTCCTTATTCTCTTTCTCATCTCCATCATCTTCGtgcttgtttgtttttgctTCTTCAATTACTATCATTTTTCCATAAAATTCTATACCATTTAATTTCATAAGTTCACTGTGTACATGCTCTGGTACATTAACAAAAGCAAAATTTTTCGATTTTCCAGTCTTTTCACATGTTGCTAATTCAACACTACAATTTTGTCTCAGGTAAGGTGTTGTTCCCAGGCCAAATAATTGAGTTAAATCTTCTGTAGTAACATTAGAGCCAAGATTGCCTGAAGAAAATAAACAGAAAGTACAAATAATTAGGTAAGTGCACTGCAAAACGTATTAcaacaattaaaataatatttttccatGGCAGTCATCACGACCACCAAGAATTTCATATGGCCAGTTCTGCCAATAACATAATGTATGTActtaattaaaatttgcatcTACAAATTTTAAGCTGCAAATTATCTAGTTAAAAAGGTTATTTGCCATGTTATAGtgtcaaaatttaatatttataatttgCTACTAAATTTGAGAAGTTCGCAAATATTTGtgctaaaatataattttcttaatgaaatataaaatttcatCCTTTGGCTACCCAATAATTTTATAGctttttcttaaatttgtttAATGATATCAACCTTTTATCAGGGAtctgtaataaaaaaatgtaactttataaaaaagatttatttaaaaaaaagaagaaatgttTAATTCAACCATTGGCGAGAAAAAAAACatactaattaaaaaaaatttttgttttagaattTAATGCACCCACAAGTGATATGAAACTGTTTTAAATGATCCAGTTGACGCTTGATGCCAATATTTATTGATTATTCGGTCAGTGTTTTGATAGTTATACACTTTATACTTGTACAGCTATGCTCTTGataaacaatattattttcGTTGCTTAAATTTCAGAAATATGTTTTTGCTTTAGGCACAATTAGTTGCCAGTCAATTTGaccatttatttttgtattccgacagtcaaatgtttaaattttaaccGTCACTGACCGTTGACATGCCGTTAGTTTTACTTACTACAAACCATTTATCAATTATTTcttaagaaaataagaaatatattgtAGGTCTTAAGGTAGCAGTAtggtaaatacttttttttacattttttttaaggaacatttttttaacactgCTCTTTCCAATGAACTAATTCTTATTCCAAAATGTTTCCTCAAAATTGAAGGATTTAGTGTTACAAAATGTTCCACTCCATATGTCTTTGTTCTGGCTAGTTAGGATTCACATTTACTAAAAATGATATGACCTTCAGCATTgagaattttctttttacaaagaatttttatattcttattttaacgaatatttttatttcacaaaacaaaaatgaaagttGAACGAATCATTTTCTGGATTATTacatttcttgttttttgaacATTCATATCCATATTTGACCCTGAAACCCCCTAACGCgagaaaaaatattatcatattagAAACAAATGCTTTGagaattatttattttgctttattATGAGAGGGCAttcttatgcaaaaaaaatgttgaataagagTTCCACAAGTTCACTTTAAATAACTAAtgaataattaaatattctctTTTCAATTTCTTGTAAACAATCACAGGTCGAGAGAAAAAACTTCGTTAACGAATATCTCTGAAtaattttttcgtaaaattttTAGTTGCCTACTCTTCTAAGGGATCTGTCTCAAAAATACattagatgacgtcattaaactTTCGTTTTCGGCTTCACGAGTGTTTGATCTCTACTTGCGTGTCACATCTTAATTTTTGGTCAGCAGATTTGGATGCAAATGTGAttgaaagaaaaaggaaaaaattaagTGTTATTTTTATGATCTTATAGATGTTTTACGGCATATTTTCAAAACTATTATCAGACAAAGCTTGTAGAGACACAATGTTGTTTGTATATAAGCCAGAGGTAGAGGCGATCATGGCTTGTCTGGGGAGTGGTTGTTACCTTCAGAATCTTGATCCATGGTCCTATAGGTTCCAGGTGGCATAATAAATAGTGACAGACGTTTTCTCATCTTTTTGGAAGGACACACAGGAATGTCAaatctttaaaagaaaatgttttcgttgttttaaaagaaagtaaGGTGACTGGGAAGCTTCCTAAGTTCgtttttcatcattttagaGCAAACTACAGGGATTTCCAGCGATTATTACGCatcttgataaaaaaataaaaaaattgttttgctaCATAAAATgtgattaaacatattttattcaaaTCTATGTGAACAGGAACATGCGGCTTAAACCACACCATATTGTTCTAAATCATCAAAACGCGAATTTAAGGAGCCTAAACAATGCTTAGTTTGTTCTAAAACTACCAAATGCAATTGTATTAGGTTGTTTAATGCAAACTTTGTGggcgaaaaaaaatgaaatatattttaatttttgtagaaCAATTTTAAAGTTCAATTCAAACCCTAATGCATCAATTTGGTTTTAGATCATAACATGGTCTTCCACCAGCATGGGGTTTGCTTCTTTGAATATTAAGACAACCTCTTAGAAATTGCCTTGTATTGTTAATTATCCTTATCAGACGCCGCTCAACTTTCCATAATTTAACTTACATTAAATATTGTTTATTCCACAATTTTAATTATTGACTTTATTCACAATTTTTTCGTACCTGGGTTTATATTTTTGACCATGAACTTTGATGGTAATTGCTCTTGGTACATTCCCTATGCAAAACAATACTCTATGGGATCAATTTTGGCGGGGATTATATTTAGCGGTTATGCTCTTCCACGAAATTTTAGCATTTCACGGGACTTATTTTCGCAGATAAtggaagtttaaatttttttgcggGAGCTTAATTTCGCGGATGAGGTCATAGtagcaatttttgaaaaaataagttgtcaATAGGATTCGGGGCCAAATGGCACTGTCTCATCGACCCTTGTTACACCTGTCATTTCTACACTGACCGagacaaaatgtagttttgcatTTTAGTTCAAATCTCTTTTAACACAACTATAACATCAGGTAGAACATTTCAACTATGGGTAGAATAAACACAACTAgattaaaaacgaaataattGAATTCAAAAATGCTGATTTTTCATCCGTTACATCCACTGcaactattttattttgtggggAATGTAAGGAACTTTCAATTGTTTATCTTTGAGGCTGGAAAGAGAACTCAAATTCGGTTGATCATCTACATTAGAAGCTAGGAGCAAAGGATCGATATCCTTGACAGGGTCAACTGATTCGAAACCTTTGTCAGTTTTCTCTTATCTTTTCATCTTCAGTACTCGGTTGAAAAATTAGGCCTACAAAAAGGAAGCCTCAGGGGCTTTGAAAACTGAGAAAAATTATCaagcaatttttcaaaattttcgcgGGGACAAAAATCTGCGAAATGCATGAAATTTAATCCCCACAAAAATTTATCACAATAAAGTACTCTCTATGCAATGTAGAAGGGTAAAGCAGGGAATTCCATGAGTAGCATGCGATTGCACATGCATGCGTTCTCACACGCACATGCCCACAAACGCAAAACAGCTATCCAGGTGAGAGGTTAATCTTTACTcgcataaaaaaaaaaaacaaacaaaaaaaataacgaaaatataaGAGGTTGATTTTCTAGAGCGTAGTTAATTTGCCACTTATGGCAATGCATAAAGCATTTAactaataaaaacaatatttgaaAAATCAATTGTCTAACACTGTCAGTTTTAACTGTACCATAAAAAAcagttaataaaatattttaaaaacgttaattaaatgctgtgttttttttctgtgtgtgttaaattaaatgtgtgttaaacattttattttaaaattctgaaCTGTATAAAAGAAGATGGTCCTAATAAATAATGACCGCGATTTTACCATCGCTGCGAATAAAAGATAACCtatggagaaaatataaccctACGAACAAAAtggcaaacaaaattttttctaatattttaatttttatatcagGTCACGACATATCGATCAAGGCAGTGGACACAAAATTGTTATCCAAATAGAACAAAATAAACCAGCAAccgatcgtatagcaataaaggACTCTTCATTGGGAACATCAACCCAAAAAAATATAGTAAACATGTGCGAAACTAATTCAAGAGAAGGttacaaaaaattgtttcgaACAGCCTATGATTGGCGAGGAATCCGACTTTACCCACGGCtcaatttaaaactttagttaAATTTCAAAAGCAAAATGGAGTCAGATTAATTAAAGGTACATTCAAAGTGTATACATTTTTTGATAGCGAATGATTGGTAATTTAAACCCTCGTTGTTTTGCTTTTGTTCTTAGCgcgacttttttaattttatcctcAGATCCTTTTATActgttcttaaaatattttcacttaTAAGTGATTCatttgttttagttttgaagATTGATCtttctgtaaatattttgaCACAACATACAActtactttatgatgtctttTTTACCTTGTCTATTCCCAAATGTTTCTGAAATGGTAATGAAAAGCAGCAGAACAAGTCCTTGTTACGCACAAGGCTATTTTAGGTCTTCGCGAGtttcatattttaaatatctgtttgccccacaagtaataacaaagtttaattaacgaGTCTGCTTACGACTTCTTCGTATATGGGTTGAAATTCCTTGCCGTACATTGTTGGAACTTGCACTTTGTTTGTTCCTTACGCCAAAACAGCAGCCCCTGTGCGGTGTACAGGGGTAaaggaaatgtttttgtaaaaaaattttttttttgatcgcACGTACAGAATTTTGAGGCGTGTGATCTACCGCATGCCTGCCTAAAATCTTACAAAATGGCCTGTTATATGGTATTTACTTTTATAACTTACTCCCTACAACAAACCaaggtgttttgttaatatCTTCAGCACTTTTACACCACATACAGGACAGGAGTGAAAtaaaccaaaataaaaaaaacaaaaaaaacgcaCACACAAATTCTCTAAAATAGATTTTCATGTGCGATGTGTAGCACACGGCTTCTTTTCTTCGTGGAATTTCCTGTAAaggaattttttacttttaattttttattgcctGCCTAAAATCTTACAAAATGTATCTTGCTTGTGTGAGTGGCTATGGCTGTCTATGGCATAAAAGTCATGGGTCGTTTTACATTGTATTGTTTTACAGAGCGGGAAGGACCTTCTTTTTTTCTCCTTCGAACAAACTTTTTGGTCCCTCGCAAGGGACCAaacaatttgttcgaaatagaGAACGTTCGAGATAACTATACACTATGTTGTTTGAtactcaaattttattttagcagACATTACCtttaaatttggacctgctatgatttgcaattgttttgtcaaataaagaaattatctacaattaaatccatgataaaatgtctattccaccTGTAAGTGCatatttgcagacttgcttcatcagTGCTCTGTCAGCGTTCACCTCTGCAATAGTTAAGAACcgtatggctggatttcttgtgtaagacctggttaccaatgtGCGATTAgacgtgcgattaatcacatgCCTGAAACGATTTAAGCGCGCACGTGCgatgcacgcctctcctgaaaaagatgcTAAATAAGGTATTAATTCTATTGTTTATCAGTTGTTCACTGGAATGAGCTGTTCTTAGGCGGACATCACAAATAACTGGTGTTAAGAGTCACCCGACCGACCCTAAtttttgattgaaatttttgatatactgagtgggaaaaactaaaatgagtgacaaaaaaatattatacgttTGTTGTCTCACCACAGCCATTACCCACAATTATTGTTGTGCTTcgctttataaatgtgaaaagggTTCTGAGAACTAGTTGAAAACAGCGCGATGAGAAACTCTATTTAAATATTGGCGATTTAATGGCGCGAGTTAATGGCTGAATGGTTGgatacaattttttgaatttttgagtTATCATTCATCGACCAACTGACTCTATTTTTGTGTTCAAATGACTCAACACCAGATATTTTTGACGTCTGCCTTACGGAGATacatttgtgaggctagccatgtaaaatacgcACATCTAGCTATCTATCTATTTGATGACACGGCTGTTTCGCTACGGTCAAACCgcggacaaaattaaaatggcttccacaattttttttgaaattttgtatttttatcattttttaagtttttgaaactttttttgtattgttttaattttattgaaataaaaagtattaaaacgacctacttttctacttttttaatatataaatatgttatacatgtgtgttatggatttcgagttatttcgtcgaataaaacacacaaaattaaaaaaaacattatttttggcgaAAGTATACCATCTTTCCAACCTCGTGGCAACGCCGCGCTACTAGCTACGGACTTGACAGTTGGTATGGGGGGCCTGGAAACAAGGTTCTATCGCCCAGTACCGTGCACCGTTCGTCTCACAAACTataaactacttaaattttaagttaaagtcttcttcaggcgctaaaaaagagaagaaaaagtttCCAAAGTGGTGCACGGGAATTTGGTTAGTGTGATCCCTTTTCTGTCTAATTAAATaagtatctaaacttctaagagagtcatagcgatgccatttaatgttttgttaggtatggtttttctcaaaaaaattacgGCGGCGTGGTGTTTACCTTGGACTTGATTGCTCGACCCGGGAATCCTGGTTCGAAACCGgaatttttcgaaaatgttggaataagcgagacaacggtgtctttgcaattttttagctagctaaagtttGGCAGAGCACGAGGTAAGGGACAAAACaggaaactactttattttgcagggattttattattatttttgtgctaTTAGAGCATCCTTAagtttaagaaattgttttaaagCTTGTAA
Above is a window of Hydractinia symbiolongicarpus strain clone_291-10 chromosome 3, HSymV2.1, whole genome shotgun sequence DNA encoding:
- the LOC130636146 gene encoding 3'-5' ssDNA/RNA exonuclease TatD-like isoform X2, with protein sequence MSTGVPAEPPKKRIYVGNLGSNVTTEDLTQLFGLGTTPYLRQNCSVELATCEKTGKSKNFAFVNVPEHVHSELMKLNGIEFYGKMIVIEEAKTNKHEDDGDEKENKERRRYNNNNGNYRRGGGGNYRRGGYRPGGNRSPSQQKNRFWLPTLEPDQVFHLVDCGVNLTNLRFGNFTDYVIARALAAGVQKMVITGLKLNGSKTAVVMAKTRPNILYAAAGIHPHFVKDDWTDKSLDQLEELVKLPEVVAVGECGLDFKRDYSPRDIQETAFKKQVQLAVRYQKALLVHERDSHEGILNVLKDFESSLPPVIIHCFTGTPEEIATYVEKGFYIGVTGYVCKEKHGQSLRQAIKDGTLPLSRIIVQTNAPYMTPNTPREEIDPVSQTLLEHCYVDNEPCTLSIIIRCIAKCLSQEPRDVADACTETAMKVFRFQKTEANNFE
- the LOC130636146 gene encoding 3'-5' ssDNA/RNA exonuclease TatD-like isoform X1 gives rise to the protein MSTGVPAEPPKKRIYVASFSGEACIARARLNRFRHVINRTSNRTLVTRSYTRNPAIRFLTIAEVNADRALMKQVCKYALTGNLGSNVTTEDLTQLFGLGTTPYLRQNCSVELATCEKTGKSKNFAFVNVPEHVHSELMKLNGIEFYGKMIVIEEAKTNKHEDDGDEKENKERRRYNNNNGNYRRGGGGNYRRGGYRPGGNRSPSQQKNRFWLPTLEPDQVFHLVDCGVNLTNLRFGNFTDYVIARALAAGVQKMVITGLKLNGSKTAVVMAKTRPNILYAAAGIHPHFVKDDWTDKSLDQLEELVKLPEVVAVGECGLDFKRDYSPRDIQETAFKKQVQLAVRYQKALLVHERDSHEGILNVLKDFESSLPPVIIHCFTGTPEEIATYVEKGFYIGVTGYVCKEKHGQSLRQAIKDGTLPLSRIIVQTNAPYMTPNTPREEIDPVSQTLLEHCYVDNEPCTLSIIIRCIAKCLSQEPRDVADACTETAMKVFRFQKTEANNFE